CATCGATGACATTGTTGTTTTTGGTCTGTTCCATGGCATCTTCAAGCTCGTTGATCACGGACTTCCACAGTCGCGGCTTTCTTCCCGACCAGCGGACACGCACCCCCCAGGCATTCATCTGCGATACGCGGCGGTGAATGATGTCGCGGGAAAATCCCATGAGAAAACGCACTTCACTTGGCGTGCGCTTCCAATTTTCCGTGGAGAAGGTGTACAGGCTCAGATATCGCACGCCAGCTTCGATTGCCCCGGCAATGATGTCGAACACCACAGGTTCAGCGGCCTGATGACCGTCGGTTCGTACCAATCCACGTTTCTTTGCCCAGCGTCCATTGCCGTCCATGATTACGCCAACATGACGAGGCACCTTGTTCTTGGGAAAATACGGAATCCTATCGGGCTGGGAAAATGGTGCTGCGGGCACATCCAGCGACTTGTAGTCGACGCGGTCAAAAGTCATACATTCGAATCTAACAACCGCAGTGAACGAATTGGCCGTTCAAGATAGTATTCTCCCCATTCCTCAACAAGTTCGTCAACTTTGGAGGTCAAATCGTGTGAATCCAGCAACGACCAGTCCCCGGAAAGCAGTGCATTCATCTGCGAGATCGATAGCGTATCGATGACTCGTGCATCTGGCGTATGGTCTGCCAGACACATCATCCCGCCCATATGCACCGAAAAATAGCCAAGATCGTCGTGTCTTCCGCATACGACGCATGAATCCATTCGAGGACTCCACCCAGCCAGAGAGAGCGCCCGCATGACATATGATTCGCCGGTCGCCTTGGGGCTGTGCCTGTGCTTGGCCATCGATGCGAGGGCTGAAACCAGCAGCGAGTATTGATCCAGTGAACGTTCATGCTCGGTACTGACAATCTTGTCAACCGCCTCGACGATGACACCTGAATTCATGTACGCATCATAGTCCGCACAGATGGGGTCAGCGTATGTGGCGATGCTTACAGCCTGCGAGATCACGTCAAGATTGCGGCCTTGCGCAATGAGCACGTCGGCACGCATGAAGGGTTCGAGCCTGCCGCCAAACCTCGAACGGGTTCGTCGCACACCTTTCGCCACTGCCCGCACCTTGCCATGCATCTTGGTGAGTAGGGTAATGATGCGGTCAGCCTCTCCCAGCTTGACGGTTCTGAGGATCACACCTTCATCACGATAGGTTGCCATGGATTGGTCCAACCTCTTCTCTCACGCCGAAATTCGATAAGCCTGTAATTCTCTGCCTCGCATGAGCATGTGGCAGTTCTGCTCGCCACCATCTCATCACGTCAACACCTCGACACCTCAGCACCTTACCTCGCCATCCGAAGCACGTCATCCGAAGCATTGCATGCATCTCACTCTAGTAGATGAACAGGCCCCAGAAGGCAAACAATAGCAGTATGCAGAACATGGCTATGGTTGTGTTCACGAAGAGCACCTTGCCAAAGCGCGTATAGGAGATGACAGGCAGCGTCTGACCTTCCATGTCATCGGTCTGGTGGCCTCTATGCCTTCTGAAGAGGAGATCAGTAAGGGTTGCCAGCGTTGGAATCTTCAACAATCCTCGGATGGACGCCACCTCGATAAGCCTGGCGAAGACTCGAGACCATGCCCACACCACAAGCGTTGACACTATCTGAATGACCGGCCAGCTCCAATAGATCATGCCCGCAGTTTCAGGGGCACCTCCCCAGATCAGTTTCACCACGGCATAGACGACCTGCGCGAGGCCAGAGAAGAAGAGCACCAGAGTGGCCAGCGTAGTTCCAGTGATAAGAATGAGAATTTCACCGAAGCCATGCGTGAACCCGAGAACATGCCGTGAATCGCGACGCAGAAGCGCTCGAATCTTTCGTATGAGTGCCACGATCCACATGATGATCGTCGCCAGAACAAATATCAATGCAGCGCCATGAATCACCAGCATGTAGATGGTGAGGGTTGGACGCGATTTCAGATCGAAGGGGACGGCGATGGATTGTGTGATCGTTGCACCGGTGACCAGCTGCGAGGTCTGCTTCAAGCCATGCGTCACGCCAACGGCCCAATCCACCATATCGTTCTCATACGAGTCTACGAGCGGTGTGTTCAACTGCGCCTCGTCACCAAGGCGAAGCACATGATTCGCCAGTGGATAGTTGCGAATCGTGACATTCCAATTATTCGCCTCATGCGCGAGCCTCATGATGGTTTGGGCACCATCGACCTGAGCGGTCATCACATCCTTGGCACCATAGGCCACGAAGGTCGGAATCGCATAGGCTGCAGGCTTCAAGGTAGTGATGTCCATGTTATGCAGCCCGAACAAATCCAGGTCGGAGCTGAACAAACGCCTCACGATGGATTGATAGCCCGGATTTGCACCTACCATGGCAAAATCCTGGGCGGCAAGAAATCCCAGGGAGTGACGCGGCGAATGCACCATGGGGCTTAGAAGAATCTGGAAGGCCACCTCGTGGTCGCTCTGCAGAAGATATGAGCTTATCCACGTACTTTCGCTCGTTGCATAGATTCCAACGCTTGAAGCGTCTACGTTCGAAAGCTGGCGCAGATAGTCGATAACCTTGTCATATGCCTGGGCGGAAGCCGGATAATCGCGGTTCAAATCAGAGGTGTTCCATACAGGTTTATCGATTACTGCCGAGACGAAACCTGCAGAGCTCAAATCGGAAGCGACGTCACCGAACGAATCCTCAGCCGTGCCATACCCGGCTCCATGCATGAATACGATGCCTGGAAGTTTGCCGGATATTCCCTTGGGCTCACGGATGAGAACATGAATGTGCTGCATGATGCCAGTAGCCGTCTGCTTGACATCGATAGTGGCTCGATGTTCGACAACGTCATAGCTGCCGCGCCTCGCAAGACTGAGTTGCTGAGGATTGGCGAAGTCGACCGATGTGTCTGAATTCACGGTTTCCATGCTCTGATCGGTGGGATGGTTGTTCCACGGAACTGCTGTCGCATTCGAAACGGAGGTCAATACTGCTATGAACATAATGAAAATGGGCAGACTCAAGGTCAGACGCTGAGACCAGCTCCATGCCTTGGAGCTCTCCGCACTTTGATCTTGGTTTGACACGGGGCTTATTGTATATGCCTATGCCGAATTCGAGCTGACAACGATGTTTGACATGCGTCAGCAATGCCCCATCGCAATGCTCCATCAGGCTCGATATGACACGATACGGTTCAATAATGATTCTGCCGACAATCGAGTTTAGGATTGTCGGCAGAATATTCGGTGCAGGTCATGCCATGTCCGTCAGAGCGCCTGCGCTACCTCATTATTGCTTCTGGGCTTGCGACCCGTTGTCCCCATTGTTGAACATATTTCGTGAAGTGTTATGCGGTGATTGACCGGAGCCGTTTCTGTCTGCGTGGTTCCCCGTGGACGAATTGGTGCCTGCAGCGTTGCCGCCATCCACAGAATCTGTGGTGGGGAAATCCAAGTCAGGAATATCGAGATCGA
This Bifidobacterium sp. WK041_4_12 DNA region includes the following protein-coding sequences:
- a CDS encoding isoprenyl transferase: MTFDRVDYKSLDVPAAPFSQPDRIPYFPKNKVPRHVGVIMDGNGRWAKKRGLVRTDGHQAAEPVVFDIIAGAIEAGVRYLSLYTFSTENWKRTPSEVRFLMGFSRDIIHRRVSQMNAWGVRVRWSGRKPRLWKSVINELEDAMEQTKNNNVIDVVFCINYGGRAEIADAASEIAKEIAKGKIKGNRVTEKMIAEHLYNPDIPDCDLVIRTSGEQRTSNFLPWEAAYSELDFVPELFPDCGRDVLWRAINDYVHRDRRFGGTK
- the recO gene encoding DNA repair protein RecO, coding for MATYRDEGVILRTVKLGEADRIITLLTKMHGKVRAVAKGVRRTRSRFGGRLEPFMRADVLIAQGRNLDVISQAVSIATYADPICADYDAYMNSGVIVEAVDKIVSTEHERSLDQYSLLVSALASMAKHRHSPKATGESYVMRALSLAGWSPRMDSCVVCGRHDDLGYFSVHMGGMMCLADHTPDARVIDTLSISQMNALLSGDWSLLDSHDLTSKVDELVEEWGEYYLERPIRSLRLLDSNV
- a CDS encoding alpha/beta hydrolase family protein; its protein translation is MFIAVLTSVSNATAVPWNNHPTDQSMETVNSDTSVDFANPQQLSLARRGSYDVVEHRATIDVKQTATGIMQHIHVLIREPKGISGKLPGIVFMHGAGYGTAEDSFGDVASDLSSAGFVSAVIDKPVWNTSDLNRDYPASAQAYDKVIDYLRQLSNVDASSVGIYATSESTWISSYLLQSDHEVAFQILLSPMVHSPRHSLGFLAAQDFAMVGANPGYQSIVRRLFSSDLDLFGLHNMDITTLKPAAYAIPTFVAYGAKDVMTAQVDGAQTIMRLAHEANNWNVTIRNYPLANHVLRLGDEAQLNTPLVDSYENDMVDWAVGVTHGLKQTSQLVTGATITQSIAVPFDLKSRPTLTIYMLVIHGAALIFVLATIIMWIVALIRKIRALLRRDSRHVLGFTHGFGEILILITGTTLATLVLFFSGLAQVVYAVVKLIWGGAPETAGMIYWSWPVIQIVSTLVVWAWSRVFARLIEVASIRGLLKIPTLATLTDLLFRRHRGHQTDDMEGQTLPVISYTRFGKVLFVNTTIAMFCILLLFAFWGLFIY